A single region of the Sorghum bicolor cultivar BTx623 chromosome 7, Sorghum_bicolor_NCBIv3, whole genome shotgun sequence genome encodes:
- the LOC110437216 gene encoding uncharacterized protein LOC110437216, producing MTRYENSSHIAWRQEPVDDIAFMTLRAASAVGGERRARGQRDLDDRRWAGSRWSCLSLSLGQGVVVWVEATRAALPAGRLKERESPVTATTKSGIMSQASSSTVRSRRQSAARDVVEPRPLAIVAAGSLPIGVDLEAPIDEVTRLPLIVCPTCKDVRVFAANTKNGSNVGKRFFKCPRKNYNNGTCDRFWFEKEYVVYLHDNGHLPSASSTIAAGSTTEVPELVKKIDSLEQNLNKVQEMVSKNREGMGCFICLVCGCVNVTIVLLVAIFLVVAFVLK from the exons ATGACGAG GTATGAAAATTCGTCACATATTGCCTGGCGCCAGGAGCCGGTAGACGATATTGCTTTTATGACGCTTAGAG CGGCGAGCGCGGTGGGCGGCGAGCGGCGCGCGCGGGGGCAGCGGGATCTGGACGACCGGCGTTGGGCAGGATCCAGGTGGAGctgcctctccctctccctaggTCAGGGCGTGGTTGTCTGGGTGGAGGCCACACGAGCTGCGCTGCCCGCAGGCCGCCTGAAGGAGCGCGAATCTCCGGTGACCGCCACAACGAAATCAG GGATCATGTCGCAGGCCTCATCATCAACTGTGCGTAGTAGGCGCCAAAGCGCAGCTAGAGATGTTGTAGAACCCAGGCCCCTTGCTATTGTTGCTGCAGGCAGTTTGCCGATTGGCGTCGATCTGGAGGCGCCGATCGATGAAGTGACTAGATTGCCGTTGATAGTGTGCCCAACTTGCAAGGATGTGAGAGTGTTTGCTGCTAATACCAAGAACGGGAGTAATGTTGGAAAGAGATTTTTCAAGTGTCCTAGGAAGAACTATAATAAT GGGACATGTGATAGGTTTTGGTTCGAGAAAGAATATGTGGTGTACCTTCACGATAATGGACATCTACCATCAGCATCCTCCACCATTGCAGCAGGTTCGACAACCGAGGTTCCTGAGCTTGTGAAAAAAATTGACAGCTTGGAGCAAAATCTGAACAAGGTGCAAGAAATGGTTAGCAAGAACAGAGAAGGCATGGGATGCTTCATTTGTCTCGTGTGTGGATGTGTGAATGTAACAATAGTCCTGCTGGTTGCCATCTTCTTAGTTGTAGCTTTTGTGCTGAAGTAG